A window from Tenacibaculum singaporense encodes these proteins:
- a CDS encoding superoxide dismutase — MAFNLPELGYAYDALEPHIDARTMEIHHSKHHNGYTTKLNAAIEGTDLEGKSIEDILTNLDMNNAAVRNNGGGFYNHSLFWTVMNPEDRGYLSGELKDAIEAEFGSKEAFIDAFSKAAATQFGSGWAWLCVHKGGKVEVCSTPNQDNPLMPGVTCGGTPILGLDVWEHAYYLNYQNRRPDYIEAFFKVINWNEVERRYAAAK; from the coding sequence ATGGCTTTTAACTTACCAGAATTAGGATACGCTTACGACGCTTTAGAACCACATATAGATGCTAGAACTATGGAAATTCACCATAGCAAGCACCACAACGGATATACTACTAAATTAAATGCTGCTATTGAGGGTACTGATTTAGAAGGAAAATCTATCGAAGATATTTTAACTAACTTAGATATGAACAACGCTGCTGTACGTAATAACGGTGGTGGTTTTTATAATCACTCTTTATTCTGGACAGTAATGAACCCAGAAGATAGAGGATATTTATCTGGAGAATTAAAAGATGCTATCGAAGCTGAGTTTGGTTCAAAAGAAGCGTTTATCGATGCTTTTTCTAAGGCAGCTGCTACACAGTTTGGTTCAGGATGGGCTTGGTTATGTGTACACAAAGGAGGTAAAGTAGAAGTTTGCTCTACTCCTAACCAAGACAACCCATTAATGCCTGGTGTTACTTGTGGTGGAACTCCTATCTTAGGATTAGACGTTTGGGAACACGCTTATTACTTAAACTACCAAAACCGTCGTCCTGATTACATTGAAGCTTTCTTTAAAGTAATCAACTGGAACGAAGTAGAAAGAAGATATGCTGCAGCTAAATAA
- the fbp gene encoding class 1 fructose-bisphosphatase, with product MSNKHMTLGEFIISKQKDFKYSSGELSRLINSIRLAAKVVNHEIRKAGLVDITGAAGDINVQGEAQQKLDVLANDLFKQTLINREIVCGIASEEEDDFVVVEGQNKANENKYVLLMDPLDGSSNIDVNVSVGTIFSIYRRISPVGTPVTKEDFLQKGSEQVAAGYVAYGTSTMLVFTTGNGVNGFTLNPAIGTFYLSHPNMSYPEIGRIYSVSEGYFTHFQEGMKRFLIHCKELNEADNRPYTARYIGSLVSDFHRNMIKGGVYIYPATAITPKGKLRLLYECNPMAFICEQAGGKASDGFTRILDIKPTELHQRVPFYCGSIQMVEKAEEFMTEFSSDDKPTY from the coding sequence ATGAGTAACAAGCATATGACGCTGGGTGAGTTTATCATCAGCAAACAAAAAGACTTTAAATATTCTTCTGGTGAATTATCTCGTTTAATAAATTCTATCCGTTTAGCTGCTAAAGTAGTAAACCACGAAATTAGAAAAGCGGGATTGGTTGATATTACTGGAGCTGCGGGTGATATTAATGTACAAGGTGAAGCACAACAAAAACTAGATGTTTTAGCCAACGATTTATTTAAACAAACATTGATTAATCGTGAAATTGTTTGTGGTATTGCTAGTGAAGAAGAAGACGATTTTGTAGTTGTTGAAGGTCAAAACAAAGCCAACGAAAACAAGTATGTGTTGTTAATGGATCCTTTAGATGGATCATCTAACATTGATGTAAATGTTTCTGTAGGAACTATTTTTTCTATTTACAGAAGAATTTCTCCTGTTGGAACTCCTGTAACTAAAGAAGATTTCTTACAAAAAGGTAGCGAACAAGTGGCTGCAGGTTATGTTGCTTACGGTACCTCAACTATGTTAGTGTTTACTACTGGTAATGGAGTAAACGGATTTACGTTAAATCCTGCTATTGGTACTTTTTACTTATCGCACCCTAACATGAGTTATCCTGAAATTGGTAGAATTTACTCAGTAAGTGAAGGGTATTTCACACATTTCCAAGAAGGAATGAAACGTTTCTTAATTCACTGTAAAGAATTAAACGAAGCAGATAACCGTCCGTATACAGCGCGTTATATTGGATCGTTAGTTTCAGACTTTCATAGAAACATGATAAAAGGTGGTGTATATATTTATCCTGCTACTGCCATAACACCTAAAGGAAAATTACGTTTATTATATGAATGTAATCCTATGGCGTTTATTTGTGAGCAAGCAGGAGGTAAAGCTTCTGATGGGTTTACTCGTATTTTAGATATTAAACCTACCGAGTTACACCAACGTGTTCCTTTTTATTGCGGTAGTATACAAATGGTTGAAAAAGCAGAAGAATTTATGACTGAATTTTCATCTGATGATAAACCAACCTATTAA
- a CDS encoding GNAT family N-acetyltransferase, with protein sequence MSFIIRSGEQKDAQAILDLIVELAVFEKEPNAVKITVEDIIKDGFSEKPKFKTFVAEEDNKIIGMALFYERYSTWKGKAIHLEDLMVTQSKRGIGAGKALYSAVMNYAHKNNCKRVAWEVLDWNTGAVDFYKSTGATVYDEWRVCHMNEQSLEQFCNENI encoded by the coding sequence ATGAGTTTTATTATCAGATCAGGAGAGCAAAAAGATGCTCAAGCTATATTAGATTTAATCGTCGAATTAGCTGTTTTTGAGAAGGAACCCAACGCGGTTAAAATTACGGTAGAAGATATTATTAAAGATGGATTTTCTGAAAAACCGAAGTTTAAAACCTTTGTTGCAGAAGAAGATAATAAGATTATAGGTATGGCGTTGTTTTATGAACGCTATTCTACATGGAAAGGAAAAGCAATTCACTTAGAAGATCTAATGGTAACTCAATCTAAAAGAGGTATTGGAGCCGGAAAAGCATTGTATAGTGCTGTTATGAATTATGCACATAAAAACAATTGCAAAAGAGTGGCGTGGGAAGTATTAGATTGGAATACGGGAGCTGTTGATTTTTACAAAAGTACAGGCGCAACGGTATATGATGAGTGGAGAGTGTGCCATATGAATGAACAAAGCTTAGAACAATTTTGTAATGAGAATATTTAA
- a CDS encoding aspartate kinase — protein sequence MRIFKFGGASVKDASGVKNVAKVLQHEGTENTLVVISAMGKMTNAFEQVVNDYFYKKESLKDSLKFVENFHQNMLNDLFSTNHEVYNKVNHLFGELSGFMARNTSKDYNYVYDQMVGFGEFLSTTIVSAYLSEIGVENQWLDVREYIKTDGTYRDAKIDWEQTEQQIKEKVDVSTLNITQGFLGGFGTETTTLGREGSDYTAGIFAYCLDADSVTIWKDVQGVLNADPRVFSETALLQEISYTEAIEMAFYGASVIHPKTIQPLEQKNIPLYVRSFEDVTKLGTCVGRGKKITPEVPCFIVKKNQILVAISAKDFSFMVEDNISDVFKKLHDYNLKVNLIQNSAISFSVCIEDKYNNFENFYNDLKGAYKIRAYKDTTLYTIRHFNDEAIKTIRKRGKSIIRQINTETAQLVIQENM from the coding sequence ATGAGAATATTTAAGTTTGGAGGAGCATCAGTAAAAGATGCTAGTGGAGTAAAAAATGTTGCAAAAGTATTGCAGCATGAAGGTACAGAAAATACGTTGGTTGTAATTTCTGCCATGGGAAAAATGACAAACGCTTTTGAGCAAGTGGTTAATGATTATTTCTATAAAAAAGAAAGTCTTAAAGACTCTTTGAAGTTTGTAGAAAACTTTCATCAAAATATGTTGAACGATTTGTTCAGCACAAACCATGAAGTATATAATAAAGTAAATCATTTATTTGGTGAATTAAGTGGGTTTATGGCTCGAAATACTTCTAAAGATTATAACTATGTATACGATCAAATGGTTGGTTTTGGAGAGTTTTTATCTACTACTATTGTAAGTGCTTATTTGTCTGAAATAGGAGTAGAGAACCAATGGTTAGATGTAAGAGAGTACATAAAAACTGATGGAACTTACCGTGATGCTAAAATTGATTGGGAGCAAACTGAGCAACAAATCAAAGAAAAAGTTGATGTGTCTACACTAAATATTACACAAGGATTTTTAGGAGGATTTGGTACAGAAACAACAACGTTAGGAAGAGAAGGTTCCGATTATACCGCAGGTATTTTTGCGTATTGTTTGGATGCTGATAGTGTTACTATTTGGAAAGATGTTCAAGGAGTATTAAATGCTGATCCTAGAGTATTTTCTGAAACAGCTTTGTTACAAGAAATCTCGTATACCGAAGCTATTGAAATGGCATTTTACGGAGCCTCGGTAATTCACCCAAAAACAATTCAACCTTTAGAACAAAAAAACATTCCGTTATATGTGCGTTCGTTTGAAGATGTTACAAAATTAGGAACATGTGTTGGAAGAGGAAAAAAAATAACACCTGAGGTTCCATGCTTTATTGTAAAGAAAAATCAAATTTTAGTAGCAATTTCAGCAAAAGACTTTTCTTTTATGGTAGAAGATAATATTAGCGATGTCTTTAAAAAGCTTCATGATTATAACTTAAAAGTAAACCTAATTCAAAACTCAGCAATTAGTTTTTCTGTTTGTATAGAAGATAAGTACAATAATTTTGAAAACTTTTATAACGATTTAAAAGGAGCATATAAAATTAGAGCTTATAAGGATACTACTTTATACACAATTCGTCATTTTAATGATGAAGCGATAAAAACGATAAGAAAGCGAGGAAAATCAATCATTCGTCAAATAAATACTGAAACAGCACAGTTAGTGATTCAAGAAAACATGTAA
- a CDS encoding GNAT family N-acyltransferase — translation MGLVTPKEVAKAIGADKFGVFGTFSGWLLMKVLRISTANEIYNKHKHKKDLPFLNGLLDEFQIEFEIPEEDLKRIPKEGPFITISNHPLGGIDGILLLKLLLEHRTDYKIIANFLLHRIEPLKPYVMPVNPFENHKDAKSSVAGIKNALLHLREGKPLGLFPAGEVSTYRDGKLMVDKEWEQGAVRLIKKAKVPVIPIYFHAKNSQLFYTLSKISDTLRTAKLPSELLSQKNRVIKVRIGKPISVKDQDSFTEIPDFYQFLRRKTYMLANPYEKASPKILSTHNLKIPKKAKKITSQKSPDLFVKEVDALREKGSRLLQSKNYEVFFASAKEIPNILHEIGRLREITFREVGEGTNKPIDLDRFDKYYHHLFLWDDQQNRLVGAYRMGLGKDIFKKHGINGFYIQTLFRIEPELYPMMEKTIEMGRAFIIKEYQQKPMPLFLLWKGIVHVTLRYPEHKYLMGGVSISNQFSEFSKSLMIEFMKSHYYDPYVAQYIHPKKEFKVKLKDADKDFVFDATEADMQKFDKIIDELEPGELRIPVLIKKYVKQNARLVAFNVDPKFNNAIDGLMYIKVADIPESTVKPVMEEFQAELERRAAENLNK, via the coding sequence ATGGGATTAGTAACACCTAAAGAAGTTGCAAAAGCAATAGGAGCCGACAAATTCGGCGTTTTCGGAACGTTTTCAGGTTGGTTGCTGATGAAAGTTTTGCGAATTTCTACCGCTAATGAAATTTATAACAAGCACAAGCATAAAAAAGATTTACCTTTTTTAAATGGTTTGTTAGATGAGTTTCAGATCGAGTTTGAAATTCCTGAAGAAGATTTAAAACGTATTCCTAAAGAAGGACCTTTTATAACAATTTCTAACCATCCGCTTGGAGGGATAGATGGTATTTTATTATTAAAACTCTTATTAGAGCATAGAACTGATTACAAGATTATAGCAAATTTTTTACTGCATAGAATAGAGCCTTTAAAGCCTTATGTAATGCCAGTAAATCCTTTTGAAAATCATAAGGATGCTAAATCGAGTGTAGCAGGAATTAAAAATGCCTTATTACATTTAAGAGAAGGAAAGCCATTAGGACTTTTTCCAGCAGGAGAAGTATCTACGTATCGTGATGGAAAATTAATGGTTGATAAAGAATGGGAGCAAGGAGCTGTACGCTTGATAAAAAAAGCAAAAGTACCTGTAATTCCTATTTATTTTCACGCTAAAAATAGTCAGCTGTTTTACACATTGTCTAAGATTAGTGATACACTAAGAACAGCAAAGCTTCCGTCAGAATTATTATCTCAGAAAAACAGAGTTATTAAAGTAAGAATTGGTAAGCCTATATCAGTTAAAGATCAAGATTCATTTACTGAAATACCTGATTTTTACCAGTTTTTACGTAGAAAAACTTACATGTTGGCGAATCCGTATGAGAAAGCATCTCCAAAAATATTGTCAACACACAATTTAAAAATTCCGAAGAAAGCCAAAAAAATCACTTCTCAAAAATCACCAGATTTATTTGTAAAAGAAGTTGACGCTTTACGAGAAAAAGGAAGTAGATTATTACAAAGTAAGAACTATGAGGTGTTTTTTGCTAGTGCAAAAGAAATACCAAATATTTTACATGAAATAGGTCGTTTACGCGAAATTACCTTTAGAGAAGTAGGAGAAGGTACAAATAAACCTATTGACCTAGATAGGTTTGATAAATATTACCACCACTTATTTTTATGGGATGACCAACAAAACAGATTGGTAGGAGCCTATAGAATGGGATTAGGAAAAGATATTTTTAAGAAACACGGAATAAATGGTTTTTATATTCAAACATTATTTAGAATAGAACCAGAATTGTACCCTATGATGGAAAAAACCATTGAAATGGGACGTGCTTTTATTATCAAGGAATATCAACAAAAACCAATGCCACTATTTTTATTGTGGAAAGGTATCGTGCATGTTACATTACGTTATCCTGAACATAAATATTTAATGGGAGGAGTAAGTATAAGTAATCAGTTTTCTGAATTTTCAAAATCGTTAATGATTGAGTTTATGAAATCTCATTATTACGATCCGTATGTAGCGCAATATATTCACCCTAAGAAAGAATTCAAGGTGAAATTAAAAGATGCTGATAAAGATTTTGTATTTGATGCTACTGAGGCTGATATGCAAAAATTTGATAAAATTATTGATGAATTAGAACCAGGAGAGTTACGTATTCCAGTATTGATTAAAAAGTACGTAAAACAGAATGCTCGTTTAGTTGCATTTAATGTAGATCCGAAGTTTAATAACGCTATTGATGGGTTAATGTATATAAAGGTAGCAGATATACCAGAAAGTACCGTAAAGCCTGTTATGGAAGAGTTTCAAGCAGAGTTAGAACGTCGTGCGGCAGAAAACTTAAATAAGTAA
- the rseP gene encoding RIP metalloprotease RseP: MEILIKASQFILSLSLLIVLHELGHFIPAKLFKTRVEKFYLFFDYKFSLFKKKVGETVYGIGWIPLGGYVKIAGMIDESMDTEQMQKPAQPWEFRSKPAWQRLIIMLGGVIVNFILGILIYICLMWAYGEKYLPNESLKDGVWVQDQLGKYLGLETGDKILTIDGQKIEKFRELPLEFINGTSYTIERNGTVLEKEIPTDFISKLVDRGKDAGAFITPRYPFVIAGVQKDSLNADSNILPKDIITAVNGQNITYFDQAKPILHSLKGQEVTLSVRRGKENLSVPAKVSNYGNLGVALGAVSLVDLEKLGYYNLAERTYSFGEAIPAGTQKAWTTLTNYIKQMKKILNPSTGAYKGLGGFISIGSIFPSEFSWETFWNITAFLSIMLGFMNLLPIPALDGGHVVFTLWEMITGKKPGDKFLEYAQITGFILLIALLLFANGNDIFRLFK; encoded by the coding sequence ATGGAAATTTTAATAAAAGCATCACAATTCATTTTAAGCTTGTCGCTCTTAATCGTTTTACACGAATTAGGACACTTTATTCCAGCGAAATTATTCAAAACCCGTGTAGAAAAATTCTACCTGTTTTTCGATTATAAATTCTCTTTATTTAAAAAGAAAGTTGGTGAAACTGTTTACGGTATTGGTTGGATTCCGTTAGGTGGTTATGTTAAAATTGCAGGAATGATTGATGAAAGCATGGACACTGAACAGATGCAAAAGCCTGCGCAACCATGGGAGTTTCGTTCTAAACCAGCATGGCAACGTTTAATTATCATGTTAGGTGGTGTTATCGTAAACTTTATACTAGGTATTTTAATTTATATCTGTTTAATGTGGGCTTATGGTGAGAAATACTTACCGAATGAAAGCTTAAAAGATGGAGTTTGGGTTCAAGATCAACTAGGAAAATATTTAGGTTTAGAAACAGGAGATAAAATTTTAACAATTGACGGACAAAAAATAGAAAAGTTTAGAGAACTTCCGTTAGAATTTATTAACGGTACTTCTTATACTATTGAAAGAAACGGAACTGTTCTTGAAAAAGAAATCCCTACCGACTTTATCTCGAAGTTAGTAGACAGAGGTAAAGATGCTGGCGCTTTTATAACTCCAAGATATCCATTCGTTATTGCTGGAGTACAAAAAGACTCATTAAATGCTGATAGTAATATTTTACCAAAGGATATTATAACTGCTGTAAATGGACAAAACATAACTTATTTTGATCAAGCAAAACCTATTTTACATAGCTTAAAAGGACAAGAAGTTACATTATCTGTAAGAAGAGGTAAAGAGAACTTAAGTGTTCCTGCAAAGGTTTCTAATTATGGAAATTTAGGAGTTGCTCTTGGTGCTGTTTCTTTGGTAGATTTAGAAAAACTAGGTTACTATAACTTGGCTGAAAGAACCTATTCTTTTGGAGAAGCTATACCTGCTGGTACTCAAAAAGCATGGACAACCTTAACCAACTACATTAAGCAAATGAAAAAGATTTTAAATCCTAGTACAGGTGCTTATAAAGGTTTAGGTGGGTTTATTTCAATCGGAAGTATATTTCCTTCAGAATTTAGCTGGGAAACATTCTGGAACATTACAGCGTTCTTATCTATTATGTTAGGGTTTATGAATTTACTACCAATTCCTGCCTTAGACGGTGGTCACGTAGTATTTACCTTATGGGAAATGATTACAGGTAAAAAACCTGGTGATAAGTTCTTAGAATATGCTCAAATTACAGGATTTATCTTATTAATAGCATTATTACTATTCGCCAACGGAAACGATATATTTAGGTTATTCAAATAA
- a CDS encoding SCO family protein, with amino-acid sequence MDIKFFKKSKSTLIFILVFCAVGVPVFYHLVKVDNKLPIYNPADINPKLVDASVRNRTKNHRVGEFSLINQNGDTITNADYKGKIYIADFFFTRCQTICIAMAYNMSELQEHYKNDDDIMFLSHSVTPVMDSVPQLRKYADEKGVIDGKWNVTTGEKKHIYNLARKHYFAVLDEGDGGESDWVHTENFVLIDKEGRIRGSYDGTKKENMQKIIDDITLLKEEYKK; translated from the coding sequence GTGGATATTAAATTCTTTAAAAAGTCAAAAAGCACCTTAATTTTTATTTTAGTTTTTTGCGCCGTTGGAGTTCCTGTTTTTTATCATTTAGTAAAAGTTGATAACAAATTACCTATTTATAACCCTGCTGATATCAATCCTAAATTGGTGGATGCTTCTGTAAGAAATAGAACAAAAAACCATAGAGTAGGTGAGTTTAGCCTAATCAATCAAAATGGAGATACCATTACGAATGCTGATTATAAAGGAAAGATTTATATAGCTGATTTCTTTTTTACACGTTGTCAAACTATTTGTATTGCGATGGCGTATAATATGAGTGAGTTGCAAGAGCATTATAAAAATGATGACGACATCATGTTTTTATCACACTCCGTAACTCCAGTAATGGATAGCGTACCACAATTACGAAAGTATGCTGATGAAAAAGGTGTGATAGATGGAAAATGGAATGTAACAACAGGAGAAAAGAAACATATTTACAACTTAGCGCGTAAACACTATTTTGCTGTATTGGATGAAGGAGATGGCGGAGAAAGCGATTGGGTTCACACAGAGAATTTTGTGTTAATTGATAAAGAAGGACGCATAAGAGGTTCGTATGATGGAACTAAAAAAGAAAATATGCAGAAAATTATTGATGATATTACACTGCTTAAAGAAGAGTATAAAAAATAA
- a CDS encoding amino acid adenylation domain-containing protein: MALLNNNDSSTTICELINKQMIAHPKRRAIIDGTTYINYATLIKRSNEVAGELNNKGIKPGALVGVCMNRSWELVATLIGIMQAGCAYIPLDPAYPKDRIHYMLEHSRTSVVFVDSDITANLCNSVNELIQINTVGNYTDVTINTYPEDLAYVIYTSGSTGRPKGVAVKHKSIVSLVESMNELFTEEDLKGMVAAASVCFDTSVMEIIGTLSLGGTIILAKNALELTTLPAVDLVTMFVMVPSAVQAIISSQKLPKNLQCLVFGGEALKRSLVEQVYKQKPNLKVFNAYGPTEDTVYSTIAKINKGDQLITIGSSVPNSCAYILDEKLVPVTNGEIGELYLSGTKLAHGYLFDEELTKERFINVNIGNQNTSIRLYKTGDLCRWTPNNEIEFIGRSDQQVKIRGHRIELEEIEAVIETMEDIDTAAAIVTDGGIGQKILVTYVIGNKNKQINFSDVKSFVAKHLPKYMIPQVVKQVEKLPLLPNDKLDRKKLANLSIKLSSELVTEVSQHYQTPPKQHTSSNDYKEHLLRTIQNEVAKLLTMNNSANVLPDDSFDNLGIDSLTTLELSSRLSNVLQLDISAYDIFENPTPNALINHIIGSKENTKENKNFKLKTDTLTSFQTHIQSSHPTFQAAKVTAWSVNDKSKLVQEVLQMVNDTRRNPYSKVLLTGSATTGLVGDAYNDETQEAIIWTTNLYLGLNRDPEVIKEASISLEKFGTGMGTSAAASGMTSQHLEFEEEFADLVGKPSACLFPTGYTANVGAVAGLLGRNDMVLIDQLCHASIVDGARLCGAKVRTFKHNDAEDLESILQAEVSPYRSILVVLEGVYSMGEGAAPVAKIIKTAKKYNALTLVDEAHSFGFYGKGGAGICAAQGVTEEADFIMTTLSKALGSLGGVVAASKEHIDLLKSSSRAYIFQASISPADMAAALTALRRLRKDDALRQRLWDTTYYMRQKFEDAGYDLGTGDGPIVTPHFENKDKLYAIVQELYKLGIQTSAVTYPIVESGRGRLRLICSAAHTREDVDKTLAALIKAEREVDILLEKQQKDKKNTAVPFFELENWAKDFSHYLKTVINENTPNLAIELKNNENPDTISILLKDNKITLNHNITYELPTCSLLISEKDALDALESFNIQDLLHTISNGSCTLKGQIEPFVWLIGRISEYDKATVLQVN; encoded by the coding sequence ATGGCTTTACTCAACAACAATGATAGCTCTACAACAATTTGTGAGCTAATTAACAAACAAATGATAGCTCATCCAAAACGAAGAGCTATTATAGACGGAACTACTTATATAAATTATGCTACTTTAATTAAGCGTAGTAATGAGGTAGCAGGAGAACTTAATAACAAAGGAATAAAACCTGGAGCTTTAGTTGGCGTATGTATGAACCGTTCGTGGGAATTGGTGGCTACTTTAATAGGCATCATGCAAGCAGGATGTGCGTACATACCTTTAGATCCTGCATACCCGAAAGATCGCATACACTACATGCTAGAGCACTCTCGCACCTCTGTTGTTTTTGTTGACTCTGATATTACAGCAAACTTATGTAACAGTGTTAATGAATTAATTCAGATAAATACAGTAGGTAATTACACAGACGTAACGATTAATACTTATCCAGAAGACTTGGCGTATGTAATTTACACGTCAGGATCTACTGGTCGTCCTAAAGGTGTAGCTGTTAAACACAAAAGCATTGTTTCTTTAGTAGAATCTATGAATGAATTATTTACAGAAGAGGATTTAAAAGGTATGGTTGCTGCCGCTTCTGTTTGTTTTGACACCTCCGTAATGGAAATTATAGGAACACTATCGTTGGGAGGAACCATCATTTTAGCAAAAAATGCCTTAGAACTCACCACACTTCCTGCAGTCGACCTTGTAACAATGTTTGTTATGGTTCCTTCTGCAGTACAAGCTATTATCTCTTCACAAAAATTACCTAAAAACTTACAATGCTTGGTATTTGGTGGTGAAGCTCTTAAACGCTCTTTGGTAGAACAAGTATACAAGCAAAAACCTAACCTAAAAGTATTCAATGCCTATGGGCCTACTGAAGACACTGTATATTCAACAATTGCTAAAATAAATAAAGGTGATCAATTAATTACAATTGGATCCTCCGTTCCTAACTCTTGTGCCTATATTTTAGACGAAAAACTAGTACCTGTAACTAATGGAGAAATTGGTGAGTTATACCTTTCTGGAACTAAACTAGCTCATGGCTATTTATTTGATGAAGAACTAACCAAAGAGCGGTTTATCAATGTAAATATTGGCAACCAAAATACAAGTATTCGTTTGTATAAAACGGGGGATTTGTGTCGTTGGACCCCTAATAATGAAATTGAATTTATTGGACGTTCTGATCAACAAGTTAAAATTAGAGGACATCGAATTGAACTTGAAGAAATTGAAGCTGTTATTGAAACTATGGAAGACATTGATACAGCTGCCGCCATAGTTACTGATGGAGGTATTGGTCAAAAAATACTTGTCACCTACGTAATCGGCAATAAAAACAAACAAATAAACTTTTCTGATGTTAAATCTTTTGTTGCAAAACACTTACCAAAATACATGATTCCACAAGTTGTTAAGCAAGTAGAAAAGCTACCACTACTTCCTAACGACAAGCTAGACAGAAAAAAACTAGCCAACCTTTCTATCAAGCTATCTTCTGAACTGGTAACCGAAGTTTCTCAACACTATCAAACCCCTCCAAAACAGCACACTTCTTCAAATGATTACAAAGAACACCTATTGAGAACCATTCAAAATGAAGTAGCTAAACTTCTTACCATGAACAACTCAGCAAATGTATTGCCTGATGATTCATTTGACAACCTCGGAATCGATTCGTTAACCACGCTAGAACTCAGTAGTAGGCTGAGCAACGTATTACAATTAGATATTAGTGCGTATGATATCTTTGAAAACCCTACGCCCAATGCCTTAATCAATCATATAATTGGCTCAAAAGAAAATACCAAAGAAAACAAGAATTTTAAATTAAAAACAGATACGCTTACAAGTTTTCAAACTCATATTCAGTCCAGTCACCCCACTTTCCAAGCAGCAAAAGTAACGGCTTGGTCAGTAAACGATAAAAGCAAACTAGTACAAGAAGTATTGCAAATGGTAAACGACACCCGTAGAAATCCATACAGTAAAGTGTTACTTACTGGAAGTGCTACCACAGGATTAGTAGGAGATGCATATAATGATGAAACACAAGAAGCAATTATTTGGACAACTAATCTATACCTAGGATTAAATCGTGATCCAGAAGTGATTAAAGAAGCTTCTATTTCTTTAGAAAAGTTTGGAACTGGTATGGGAACTTCAGCTGCTGCTTCGGGTATGACAAGTCAACATCTTGAATTTGAAGAAGAATTTGCGGACTTGGTAGGAAAACCTAGTGCATGTTTATTCCCTACAGGTTACACTGCCAATGTAGGTGCTGTTGCTGGACTTTTAGGGAGAAACGATATGGTTCTTATAGATCAACTCTGTCATGCTTCCATTGTAGACGGTGCTAGACTTTGTGGAGCCAAAGTTCGAACTTTTAAACACAATGATGCTGAAGATTTAGAAAGTATTTTACAGGCTGAAGTATCTCCGTATCGTTCTATTTTAGTGGTTTTAGAAGGAGTGTATAGCATGGGTGAAGGAGCTGCTCCCGTAGCAAAAATTATTAAAACAGCTAAAAAATATAATGCCCTCACTTTAGTAGATGAAGCTCACTCTTTTGGTTTTTACGGCAAAGGAGGTGCAGGGATATGTGCAGCACAGGGAGTAACCGAAGAAGCAGATTTTATAATGACAACGCTAAGCAAAGCCTTAGGAAGTCTTGGAGGTGTTGTAGCTGCTAGTAAAGAACATATTGATTTGTTAAAATCATCTTCCAGAGCCTATATTTTTCAAGCTTCTATTAGTCCCGCTGATATGGCAGCAGCGTTAACTGCATTAAGAAGACTTAGAAAAGATGATGCCTTACGTCAAAGATTATGGGATACGACTTACTACATGCGTCAAAAATTTGAAGATGCTGGTTATGATTTAGGTACTGGTGATGGTCCAATCGTTACGCCTCATTTTGAAAATAAAGACAAACTTTATGCTATTGTACAAGAACTTTACAAATTAGGAATTCAAACATCTGCTGTTACCTACCCTATTGTTGAAAGTGGAAGAGGGCGTCTTCGATTAATTTGTTCAGCTGCTCATACACGTGAAGACGTGGATAAGACATTAGCTGCTCTAATTAAAGCGGAACGTGAAGTTGACATTTTACTTGAAAAACAACAAAAGGACAAAAAAAATACAGCTGTTCCTTTTTTTGAATTAGAAAATTGGGCTAAAGATTTTTCACACTACTTAAAAACAGTAATCAATGAAAACACACCTAACTTAGCTATAGAGTTAAAAAACAATGAAAATCCTGACACTATTTCTATCTTACTAAAAGATAACAAGATTACTCTTAATCATAACATTACTTATGAACTACCTACTTGTTCTTTACTAATAAGTGAAAAAGATGCTTTAGATGCTTTAGAATCTTTTAATATTCAAGACTTATTACATACTATTTCTAATGGTTCTTGTACTTTAAAAGGTCAAATAGAGCCTTTTGTTTGGTTAATTGGGCGTATTTCAGAATATGATAAAGCTACTGTTTTACAAGTAAATTAA